One genomic region from Xyrauchen texanus isolate HMW12.3.18 chromosome 4, RBS_HiC_50CHRs, whole genome shotgun sequence encodes:
- the slc14a2 gene encoding urea transporter 2: MEQSTKELQPLMASPVAEKTEQKKQQSLEKHEQQRSETPPLHQKVKAKLIQWVSYIAGDMAVFGEWMKGKFILLQILDWVLRGAAQVMFVNNPLSGLIIFAGLILQNRWWALNGFVGTLFATISALILCQNRGAIAAGLYGYNGILVGLLMAVFSNAGDWYWWLLLPNIFMSMACPIVSSALASINSRWDLPVFTLPFNILVCLHMVATGHYNHHFPQVLIQPRTSLPNITWSELDYVKLFRSIPVGIGQVYGCDYPWTGGIFMIALFISSPLTCVHATIGSAVGMVSGLALAAPFENIYFGLWGYNCVLACIAIGGMFYALSWQTHLLAVACAFFCAYLGSAIGNVMSNFGLPACTWPFCLSALTFLLITMETKNIHKLPLAKVTYPEKNLIYFRKMKEEERAQALKKQQEEMQLIDTKSQLITEEKIKFTMEKKEQEHQEYCTVVVQQEKDTSKNILEIEETQWQLN; encoded by the exons ATGGAACAAAGCACAAAG GAGCTGCAACCACTCATGGCAAGTCCAGTCGCTgaaaaaacagagcaaaagaaaCAGCAGTCCCTAGAGAAACATGAGCAGCAACGATCCGAGACACCACCTTTACATCAGAAGGTTAAAGCAAAACTAATCCAATGGGTCTCTTACATTGCTGGAGACATGGCTGTGTTTGGTGAATGGATGAAAG GGAAGTTTATCTTGCTGCAGATTTTGGACTGGGTGCTGCGTGGGGCAGCTCAGGTGATGTTTGTGAATAACCCTCTCAGTGGACTGATCATCTTTGCTGGACTGATCCTCCAGAACAGATGGTGGGCACTAAATGGTTTTGTTGGCACATTGTTTGCTACAATCTCTGCCCTCATCCTCTGTCAAAACAG AGGTGCAATCGCAGCTGGCCTATATGGGTATAATGGAATCTTGGTTGGTCTTCTGATGGCAGTTTTCTCCAATGCAGGAGATTGGTATTGGTGGCTTCTTCTTCCCAACATATTTATGTCAATGGCATG cccCATAGTGTCCAGTGCCTTGGCTTCCATCAATAGTCGGTGGGACCTGCCTGTTTTCACTCTGCCGTTTAACATCCTAGTGTGCCTACATATGGTGGCTACAGGCCATTACAATCACCACTTCCCACAGGTTCTCATCCAGCCACGCACATCCTTGCCTAATATCACCTGGTCTGAGCTGGATTACGTTAAG CTCTTCCGCTCTATCCCTGTGGGTATTGGACAGGTATATGGATGTGATTATCCTTGGACTGGAGGGATATTCATGATTGCCTTGTTTATCTCCTCACCCTTAACATGTGTACATGCAACTATTGGATCAGCAGTTGGTATGGTCTCCG GGCTTGCTCTTGCTGCACCATTTGAGAACATTTACTTTGGTCTGTGGGGTTATAACTGCGTTTTGGCTTGCATTGCAATTGGTGGGATGTTCTATGCTCTCTCATGGCAGACACACCTTCTGGCTGTGGCCTGCG CATTCTTCTGTGCATACCTTGGCTCGGCAATTGGAAATGTGATGTCTAAT TTCGGACTCCCGGCATGCACCTGGCCCTTCTGTCTTTCTGCCCTCACTTTTCTTTTGATCACTATGGAgacaaaaaacattcataaacTGCCTCTTGCTAAAGTGACCTACCCTGAAAAAAACCTGATTTACTTCAGGAAGATGAAGGAAGAGGAGAGGGCTCAAGCGTTAAAGAAACAACAAGAGGAGATGCAACTGATAGACACAAAATCACAGCTGATAACAgaagagaaaataaagtttacaaTGGAGAAGAAAGAGCAGGAGCATCAGGAGTATTGCACTGTAGTGGTACAGCAAGAGAAAGACACCAGCAAAAACATACTAGAGATAGAGGAAACTCAGTGGCAATTAAACTAA